The following proteins come from a genomic window of Amaranthus tricolor cultivar Red isolate AtriRed21 chromosome 14, ASM2621246v1, whole genome shotgun sequence:
- the LOC130800510 gene encoding geraniol 8-hydroxylase-like — MDFLSFVLCLLLAWIGIHLILSNIKKNNELNPRRLPPGPPTIPIFGNLFNLGSNPHISLTELSKKYGPLMTLQLGRVPTVIITSASMAKEALQKNDLSFSNRMVIDAVYAVNQYQNSVVWLPVSSPKWRNLRRICNSHVFSAGRLNASQCIRMNKIKDLISYVEKCSEANIAVDIGQAAFTTTLNLLSNTFFSVDLGDPNSEISRRFKEIIRDIMEDAGKPNFADYFPILKKIDPQGIRRRMAINFQKMIDLFTSLMDERLEGKRPSDSIQGNDVLDALLGINQEKTEEIAPSHIPNLLVDLFGAGTDTTSSTLEWAMAELLRNPKKMKKAQKELRETIGTGNLINESDITRLPYLQTVVKETFRLHPAVPFLVPRRVHKDVRLFGYTVPKNAQVLVNVWAIGRDPDLWERPNSFEPERFMGSEIDVKGRDFELIPFGAGRRICPGMPLAIRMIHLMLGSLIHGFDWKLEGGISPEKMDMTEKFGFTLEKAQRLRAIPSPVRV, encoded by the exons ATGGATTTCCTTAGCTTTGTACTGTGCCTCCTTCTAGCATGGATTGGGATTCATTTAATCCTCTCaaatataaagaaaaacaaTGAGTTAAACCCAAGAAGATTACCGCCAGGTCCTCCTACAATACCCATTTTTGGCAACCTTTTCAACCTTGGATCCAACCCACATATCTCCTTAACAGAACTTTCCAAGAAGTATGGCCCACTTATGACCCTGCAGCTCGGGCGTGTGCCAACCGTGATCATTACTTCAGCTTCCATGGCTAAAGAAGCCCTTCAAAAGAATGATCTTTCCTTCTCGAATCGTATGGTCATTGATGCAGTTTATGCAGTCAATCAGTATCAGAATTCGGTTGTCTGGCTTCCTGTGTCATCACCCAAATGGCGAAACCTTCGCAGAATCTGTAACTCCCATGTTTTTTCTGCTGGTAGACTTAATGCTAGCCAATGTATTCGGATGAACAAGATAAAGGATCTCATTTCGTATGTCGAAAAATGTAGTGAAGCTAATATAGCAGTGGATATTGGGCAGGCTGCGTTTACTACGACTCTGAATTTGTTGTCAAATACTTTCTTTTCAGTGGATTTGGGTGACCCCAATTCGGAAATTTCTAGGAGATTTAAAGAGATTATAAGAGATATAATGGAAGATGCAGGAAAACCCAACTTTGCAGATTATTTCCCAATCTTGAAAAAGATTGACCCACAAGGAATCAGGCGGCGAATGGCGATTAACTTCCAGAAAATGATAGATTTATTCACCTCCTTGATGGATGAACGCCTTGAAGGGAAAAGACCATCAGATTCAATTCAGGGGAATGATGTTCTTGATGCATTGCTAGGCATTAATCAAGAAAAAACTGAAGAAATTGCGCCATCACATATCCCTAATCTATTAGTG GACTTATTTGGAGCAGGAACAGACACAACATCGAGCACATTAGAGTGGGCAATGGCAGAATTGCTACgaaacccaaaaaaaatgaagaaagctCAAAAGGAACTTCGAGAAACAATAGGAACAGGGAACTTAATAAATGAATCAGACATCACTCGATTGCCATACCTGCAAACAGTTGTAAAGGAGACATTTAGATTACATCCAGCAGTACCATTTTTAGTACCCAGAAGAGTTCATAAAGATGTGCGGTTATTTGGATATACAGTACCGAAAAATGCACAAGTTTTGGTCAATGTATGGGCAATTGGGAGAGATCCTGATCTTTGGGAAAGACCCAATTCATTTGAGCCTGAAAGATTTATGGGTTCAGAAATTGATGTAAAGGGTCGTGATTTCGAGTTGATTCCATTTGGTGCTGGTCGTAGAATATGTCCTGGGATGCCATTAGCAATACGGATGATCCATTTGATGTTGGGATCATTGATTCATGGGTTTGATTGGAAGTTAGAAGGTGGGATTTCACCTGAAAAAATGGATATGACGGAGAAATTTGGATTTACATTGGAGAAAGCTCAAAGACTTCGAGCAATTCCATCTCCAGTTCGTGTTTAA
- the LOC130800509 gene encoding uncharacterized protein LOC130800509 isoform X2, producing MAKQAATLFLEDWLRSSISNSTGGDNSSRNFTDSSAQTIIQAWAELRDCLLKGAFHPRLLHSLKILASSKASLYVADPQAKLLISIFSSPSITLPPDSHPLIFRLLYIWVIKSSKPSLTLMDLSVEVITQFFSCQGEINKSLFAQSVLLVGAICCVPSLTENTKTACLKLVCRMLEEHYQLIGSVGELIPDVLAGIGYALTSSEEVHFVWLLNFLFKHWVNIEHVLDISHSLIILHLIEWVVFKFISSNALDKIRIFTTEVIENTEANYAVFAVLMATAGAIRACNRPMNHGERSNMVSRLRTSAESQLGVIGTDLISKIGACSNGIIEDAEVRFLLQCLSLAASRSGGLNSTSGPLLLSLAFALLIEVFCLRSFYCKILESPLGNLGSLNPVSVKKHQEGILFREAGAATGVFCNLYAYANEYDKGRVEDLVWSFCHDIYHGHRQIASLLQGRFDQLLNDLEKIAESAFLMVVVFALAVTKHRLTSKFPREIQVNCSVNILISFSCMEYFRRIRLPEYMETIRSAVTSVQENDFAIGAFAESLPSYVDLTNPEGFRHLPIRNYLWSKDEVQTARILFYLRVIPTGINHLPSNVFRDVLAATMFLYMGHPNDKVARSSHSVFSSFIASEKDSDQDDRILLKEHLVFYYMRRSLEAYPGSTPFDGLASGVSALVRHLPAGSPSIYYCIHTLVEKTNGLCREALTSKASEWWKNWQGDSDPCKKILELLVQLVSLVDIQVLPEMMKLLAQLVLQLPKDGQNMSLSYLCSQSTATKETCTVVPKSTNSLGSQNVAARL from the exons ATGGCCAAGCAAGCCGCAACTCTGTTTCTGGAAGACTGGCTTAGGAGCAGTATCAGCAATAGCACTGGCGGTGATAATAGCTCCAGAAATTTTACTGATTCGTCAGCTCAAACAATTATTCAGGCATGGGCTGAGCTGAGGGATTGTTTACTGAAGGGTGCATTTCATCCTCGTCTACTCCACTCTTTGAAAATCCTTGCTAGTTCGAAAGCTTCATTATATGTGGCCGATCCCCAAGCAAAACTCCTCATTTCTATCTTTTCTTCTCCTAGCATCACCCTTCCACCTGATTCACACCCCCTTATCTTCAGACTCCTTTATATATGGGTGATAAAATCGTCGAAGCCTTCATTGACATTGATGGACTTATCTGTCGAGGTCATCACCCAATTTTTCAGTTGCCAGGGTGAGATAAACAAATCTTTATTTGCCCAAAGTGTTCTTCTTGTTGGTGCAATCTGTTGTGTCCCTTCTTTGACTGAAAACACTAAAACGGCCTGCTTGAAGCTTGTGTGTAGAATGCTGGAGGAACATTACCAGTTGATTGGATCCGTAGGTGAACTCATTCCTGATGTACTAGCTGGGATTGGTTATGCCTTGACTTCTTCCGAAGAAGTTCATTTTGTTTGGctgttaaattttctttttaaacatTGGGTAAATATCGAGCATGTCCTTGATATTTCTCATTCGCTGATTATCTTACATCTTATAGAATGGGTTGTTTTCAAATTCATCAGTTCTAATGCTTTGGATAAGATAAGGATATTTACCACTGAAGTAATAGAAAATACTGAGGCAAATTATGCTGTATTTGCTGTCCTCATGGCCACTGCTGGAGCCATAAGAGCATGCAATAGACCTATGAATCATGGAGAGAGGTCGAATATGGTTTCTAGGCTGAGAACGTCAGCAGAGTCTCAACTTGGAGTTATAGGCACAGACTTGATCTCAAAGATAGGAGCTTGTAGTAATGGTATCATTGAAGATGCTGAAGTCAGATTTCTCCTCCAGTGCCTTTCATTGGCTGCATCTAGAAGTGGTGGGTTAAATTCAACGAGTGGGCCACTGCTACTATCACTTGCTTTTGCCTTGCTGATTGAGGTGTTTTGCTTGAGAAGCTTTTACTGCAAAATTCTTGAATCTCCATTAGGTAATCTTGGTAGTTTAAATCCTGTTTCTGTGAAAAAGCATCAAGAAGGCATTCTTTTCAGGGAAGCGGGTGCAGCAACTGGTGTTTTTTGCAATCTTTATGCATATGCAAATGAATATGACAAGGGTAGGGTTGAGGATCTAGTTTGGAGTTTTTGTCATGACATCTACCACGGACATAGACAGATAGCTTCACTATTGCAAGGAAGGTTTGACCAATTGCTTAATGATTTGGAGAAAATTGCTGAATCTGCTTTCCTGATGGTTGTAGTCTTCGCATTAGCTGTCACAAAGCACAGATTGACTTCTAAATTCCCGAGAGAGATACAGGTGAATTGTTCTGTAAACATTTTGATTTCATTCTCTTGCATGGAGTATTTCCGTCGAATTCGACTTCCGGAATATATGGAGACAATTAGAAGCGCAGTAACGAGTGTGCAAGAGAACGACTTTGCCATTGGTGCATTTGCCGAATCCTTGCCTTCTTATGTTGACCTGACAAACCCTGAAG GTTTTCGACACCTGCCAATTAGGAACTACCTATGGTCCAAGGATGAAGTTCAGACTGCAAGGATCTTGTTCTACCTGCGAGTTATTCCAACGGGCATCAATCATTTGCCTAGTAATGTATTCCGGGATGTGCTTGCTGCCACAATGTTTTT ATACATGGGGCATCCTAATGACAAAGTAGCACGGTCCTCGCATTCAGTATTCTCTTCATTCATAGCTTCTGAAAAGGATTCTGATCAGGATGATAGGATATTGTTGAAGGAGCATCTTGTTTTCTATTACATGAGAAGGTCTTTAGAG GCTTATCCGGGAAGCACACCATTTGATGGTCTGGCTTCTGGTGTTTCTGCATTGGTTCGTCATCTTCCTGCGGGAAGCCCTTCTATATATTACTGCATACATACTCTTGTTGAAAAGACTAATGGGCTGTGCAGAGAAGCCTTGACTTCTAAAGCTTCTGAATGGTGGAAGAACTGGCAAGGGGACTCAGATCCCTGCAAGAAAATCCTGGAATTGTTAGTACAACTGGTATCCTTGGTGGACATACAG GTGCTACCCGAAATGATGAAACTGCTGGCACAGCTAGTTCTCCAATTACCAAAAGATGGCCAAAATATG TCGCTCTCGTACCTCTGTTCTCAATCTACAGCTACGAAAGAAACATGCACAGTGGTTCCCAAAAGTACCAATTCTTTAGGCTCGCAGAATGTTGCTGCAAGATTATGA
- the LOC130800509 gene encoding uncharacterized protein LOC130800509 isoform X1: MAKQAATLFLEDWLRSSISNSTGGDNSSRNFTDSSAQTIIQAWAELRDCLLKGAFHPRLLHSLKILASSKASLYVADPQAKLLISIFSSPSITLPPDSHPLIFRLLYIWVIKSSKPSLTLMDLSVEVITQFFSCQGEINKSLFAQSVLLVGAICCVPSLTENTKTACLKLVCRMLEEHYQLIGSVGELIPDVLAGIGYALTSSEEVHFVWLLNFLFKHWVNIEHVLDISHSLIILHLIEWVVFKFISSNALDKIRIFTTEVIENTEANYAVFAVLMATAGAIRACNRPMNHGERSNMVSRLRTSAESQLGVIGTDLISKIGACSNGIIEDAEVRFLLQCLSLAASRSGGLNSTSGPLLLSLAFALLIEVFCLRSFYCKILESPLGNLGSLNPVSVKKHQEGILFREAGAATGVFCNLYAYANEYDKGRVEDLVWSFCHDIYHGHRQIASLLQGRFDQLLNDLEKIAESAFLMVVVFALAVTKHRLTSKFPREIQVNCSVNILISFSCMEYFRRIRLPEYMETIRSAVTSVQENDFAIGAFAESLPSYVDLTNPEGFRHLPIRNYLWSKDEVQTARILFYLRVIPTGINHLPSNVFRDVLAATMFLYMGHPNDKVARSSHSVFSSFIASEKDSDQDDRILLKEHLVFYYMRRSLEAYPGSTPFDGLASGVSALVRHLPAGSPSIYYCIHTLVEKTNGLCREALTSKASEWWKNWQGDSDPCKKILELLVQLVSLVDIQVLPEMMKLLAQLVLQLPKDGQNMVLNELYTLVSESDDVTRKPSLVSWLQSLSYLCSQSTATKETCTVVPKSTNSLGSQNVAARL; this comes from the exons ATGGCCAAGCAAGCCGCAACTCTGTTTCTGGAAGACTGGCTTAGGAGCAGTATCAGCAATAGCACTGGCGGTGATAATAGCTCCAGAAATTTTACTGATTCGTCAGCTCAAACAATTATTCAGGCATGGGCTGAGCTGAGGGATTGTTTACTGAAGGGTGCATTTCATCCTCGTCTACTCCACTCTTTGAAAATCCTTGCTAGTTCGAAAGCTTCATTATATGTGGCCGATCCCCAAGCAAAACTCCTCATTTCTATCTTTTCTTCTCCTAGCATCACCCTTCCACCTGATTCACACCCCCTTATCTTCAGACTCCTTTATATATGGGTGATAAAATCGTCGAAGCCTTCATTGACATTGATGGACTTATCTGTCGAGGTCATCACCCAATTTTTCAGTTGCCAGGGTGAGATAAACAAATCTTTATTTGCCCAAAGTGTTCTTCTTGTTGGTGCAATCTGTTGTGTCCCTTCTTTGACTGAAAACACTAAAACGGCCTGCTTGAAGCTTGTGTGTAGAATGCTGGAGGAACATTACCAGTTGATTGGATCCGTAGGTGAACTCATTCCTGATGTACTAGCTGGGATTGGTTATGCCTTGACTTCTTCCGAAGAAGTTCATTTTGTTTGGctgttaaattttctttttaaacatTGGGTAAATATCGAGCATGTCCTTGATATTTCTCATTCGCTGATTATCTTACATCTTATAGAATGGGTTGTTTTCAAATTCATCAGTTCTAATGCTTTGGATAAGATAAGGATATTTACCACTGAAGTAATAGAAAATACTGAGGCAAATTATGCTGTATTTGCTGTCCTCATGGCCACTGCTGGAGCCATAAGAGCATGCAATAGACCTATGAATCATGGAGAGAGGTCGAATATGGTTTCTAGGCTGAGAACGTCAGCAGAGTCTCAACTTGGAGTTATAGGCACAGACTTGATCTCAAAGATAGGAGCTTGTAGTAATGGTATCATTGAAGATGCTGAAGTCAGATTTCTCCTCCAGTGCCTTTCATTGGCTGCATCTAGAAGTGGTGGGTTAAATTCAACGAGTGGGCCACTGCTACTATCACTTGCTTTTGCCTTGCTGATTGAGGTGTTTTGCTTGAGAAGCTTTTACTGCAAAATTCTTGAATCTCCATTAGGTAATCTTGGTAGTTTAAATCCTGTTTCTGTGAAAAAGCATCAAGAAGGCATTCTTTTCAGGGAAGCGGGTGCAGCAACTGGTGTTTTTTGCAATCTTTATGCATATGCAAATGAATATGACAAGGGTAGGGTTGAGGATCTAGTTTGGAGTTTTTGTCATGACATCTACCACGGACATAGACAGATAGCTTCACTATTGCAAGGAAGGTTTGACCAATTGCTTAATGATTTGGAGAAAATTGCTGAATCTGCTTTCCTGATGGTTGTAGTCTTCGCATTAGCTGTCACAAAGCACAGATTGACTTCTAAATTCCCGAGAGAGATACAGGTGAATTGTTCTGTAAACATTTTGATTTCATTCTCTTGCATGGAGTATTTCCGTCGAATTCGACTTCCGGAATATATGGAGACAATTAGAAGCGCAGTAACGAGTGTGCAAGAGAACGACTTTGCCATTGGTGCATTTGCCGAATCCTTGCCTTCTTATGTTGACCTGACAAACCCTGAAG GTTTTCGACACCTGCCAATTAGGAACTACCTATGGTCCAAGGATGAAGTTCAGACTGCAAGGATCTTGTTCTACCTGCGAGTTATTCCAACGGGCATCAATCATTTGCCTAGTAATGTATTCCGGGATGTGCTTGCTGCCACAATGTTTTT ATACATGGGGCATCCTAATGACAAAGTAGCACGGTCCTCGCATTCAGTATTCTCTTCATTCATAGCTTCTGAAAAGGATTCTGATCAGGATGATAGGATATTGTTGAAGGAGCATCTTGTTTTCTATTACATGAGAAGGTCTTTAGAG GCTTATCCGGGAAGCACACCATTTGATGGTCTGGCTTCTGGTGTTTCTGCATTGGTTCGTCATCTTCCTGCGGGAAGCCCTTCTATATATTACTGCATACATACTCTTGTTGAAAAGACTAATGGGCTGTGCAGAGAAGCCTTGACTTCTAAAGCTTCTGAATGGTGGAAGAACTGGCAAGGGGACTCAGATCCCTGCAAGAAAATCCTGGAATTGTTAGTACAACTGGTATCCTTGGTGGACATACAG GTGCTACCCGAAATGATGAAACTGCTGGCACAGCTAGTTCTCCAATTACCAAAAGATGGCCAAAATATGGTACTCAATGAATTATACACCCTTGTTTCAGAATCTGATGACGTCACCAGAAAACCTTCACTTGTTTCATGGTTGCAGTCGCTCTCGTACCTCTGTTCTCAATCTACAGCTACGAAAGAAACATGCACAGTGGTTCCCAAAAGTACCAATTCTTTAGGCTCGCAGAATGTTGCTGCAAGATTATGA
- the LOC130799234 gene encoding uncharacterized mitochondrial protein AtMg00810-like: MKDLGPLKYFLGIEVACSSAGLFLCQRKYTLDIVSEAGLLGAKPSGSPIEQNHKLGLANGALLTDPEAYRRLVGRLIYLSVTRPDLAYSLHILSQFMQAPRIEHWEAALRVVRYLKGTPGQGILLHSDCDLTLQGWCDSDWAACPLTRRSLTGWLVFLGKSLVSWKTKKQHTVSRSSAEAEYRSMAAITCELKWLKGLLLSLGVNHPKSIDLFCDSELALHIAKNPVFHERTKHIEIDCHFVRDAITEGLITPGHVSTFLQLADIFTKALGKTQFDVLLSKLGIHDPHAPT, encoded by the coding sequence ATGAAGGATTTAGGTCCTTTGAAGTATTTTTTGGGTATTGAAGTTGCTTGTAGTTCTGCAGGCTTATTTTTGTGCCAAAGAAAATATACTTTGGATATTGTTTCTGAGGCAGGTTTATTAGGGGCCAAGCCTAGTGGTTCTCCCATAGAACAAAATCATAAGCTCGGTTTGGCTAATGGGGCGCTTCTTACTGATCCGGAAGCTTATCGCCGACTTGTTGGTCGCTTAATTTATCTTTCTGTAACAAGACCGGACTTAGCATACTCTTTACACATCTTGTCACAATTCATGCAGGCGCCTAGAATAGAACATTGGGAGGCCGCGTTAAGGGTTGTTCGGTACTTGAAAGGTACTCCGGGTCAGGGTATACTGTTGCATTCAGACTGTGATTTGACTTTACAGGGTTGGTGTGATTCAGATTGGGCGGCTTGTCCACTCACTCGTCGTTCTCTTACAGGCTGGTTAGTATTTTTGggcaaatcacttgtttcttgGAAGACTAAGAAGCAACATACTGTTTCTCGTTCTTCAGCAGAGGCTGAATACAGATCTATGGCTGCTATTACTTGTGAGTTGAAATGGCTCAAAGGTTTGCTGTTAAGTTTGGGTGTTAATCATCCGAAGTCTATTGATTTATTCTGTGATAGTGAGTTGGCTTTGCATATTGCAAAGAATCCTGTTTTTCATGAACGAACAAAACATATTGAAATTGACTGTCACTTTGTTCGTGATGCCATAACTGAAGGTTTGATTACTCCGGGTCATGTTTCTACTTTTTTACAGTTAGCAGATATTTTTACAAAGGCTCTTGGCAAGACACAGTTTGATGTATTACTCTCCAAGTTGGGCATTCATGATCCCCacgctccaacttga
- the LOC130800511 gene encoding uncharacterized protein LOC130800511, whose amino-acid sequence MTFIVGNKDKNVVAVGVPELTLRFSSDNDKDVEDHFGYPYLRLLEEGDKVDDSNTIVDCNSSEPSTPRTKIGCCFICKWIKLFLLFVFLGGLALVFFKWLGPFFMDKGIIPIINWERSSFSTPSLALLVFVTVSLFPTICLPSTPSMWVAGMTFGYGFGFLLIMPAVIIGVSLPYLVGSLFRRKIQGWMEMYPKKASLIRLAGEGGWLDQFQAVVLIRVSPFPYIIYNYCAFATNVKYGPYILGSVLGMVPDVLVAIYTGILIKTLADASDEKHSLSAREIIMNVVGFAATVATTILCTILAKKRLKTMPIED is encoded by the exons ATGACATTTATCGTCGGTAATAAGGACAAAAACGTCGTCGCCGTCGGAGTTCCGGAACTTACTCTAAGATTCTCTTCTGATAATGATAAAGATGTTGAGGATCATTTTGGTTACCCTTATTTACGGCTCTTAGAAGAGGGTGATAAAGTTGATGATTCGAATACAATTGTGGATTGTAATTCTTCAGAACCTTCAACACCCAGAACTAAAATTGGTTGCTGTTTCATCTGTAAATGGATTAAATTGTTCTTACTATTCGTCTTTTTAGGGGGTCTTGCTCTTGTTTTTTTCAAATGGCTTGGGCCCTTCTTTATGGATAAG GGAATTATTCCTATTATAAACTGGGAGAGATCTTCATTCAGTACCCCTAGTCTTGCACTTTTAGTCTTTGTAACCGTGTCGTTGTTTCCTACCATTTGCTTACCTTCCACCCCTTCCATGTGGGTGGCTGGGATGACTTTTGGTTATGGATTCGGCTTCCTATTAATCATGCCTGCTGTGATCATAGGTGTTTCTCTTCCATACCTTGTTGGTTCACTCTTTCGCCGCAAAATCCAA GGTTGGATGGAAATGTACCCAAAGAAAGCTTCTCTCATAAGATTAGCTGGTGAGGGAGGATGGCTTGATCAATTTCAAGCTGTGGTGTTGATAAGAGTTTCTCCTTTTCCTTACATCATATACAATTACTGTGCATTTGCGACAAACGTCAAATATGGGCCGTATATCTTGGGGTCAGTGTTAGGCATGGTGCCTGATGTTTTGGTTGCAATCTACAC TGGTATATTGATAAAGACGTTGGCAGATGCATCAGACGAAAAGCATTCACTCTCAGCACGAGAAATTATCATGAATGTTGTTGGATTTGCTGCTACAGTTGCTACTACAATCCTCTGCACAATTCTTGCGAAAAAACGACTCAAGACTATGCCGATTGAGGACTAG